From Mercenaria mercenaria strain notata chromosome 17, MADL_Memer_1, whole genome shotgun sequence, the proteins below share one genomic window:
- the LOC128550176 gene encoding interferon-inducible GTPase 5-like, translated as MAGAFTTLSDAMKRELEEAAKGGIAKLKDFIKNKNSEWKKIPLNIGITGQAGVGKSSFINTIRGITAEDEGGAHVDVVEATIEIKPYKHPINENMIFWDLPGVGSPKFPRDKYLDLVNFERFDFFIIMSASRFRDDDLWLAVEIRKLNKNFHFIRTQIGLEIEKDKQSHPKTHEKSKVIEKIRRDCLENLAKVKLKEASVFLIDNYAPLDFEFNDLASTLIDEAPERKKEAMTLSMSLLTHDVLKKKIEALSNRILKVSIVSAIGGAIPIPVVGALIDGALMLEEVIFYKQQLGLDAKTMEDNARLLKTDARELEKKLCLRSLTIAGTAKGLVQGASCAIADEAIESALPIAIPVIGSFVSAGVSYGVTVSALKYYLKLCSEDTFKINEELMRNALN; from the coding sequence ATGGCAGGCGCATTCACAACACTCTCTGATGCCATGAAAAGGGAACTTGAGGAGGCAGCCAAAGGTGGAATTGCAAAGTTGAAAGACTTTATCAAGAACAAAAATAGTGAGTGGAAGAAGATTCCTTTAAATATAGGTATAACGGGGCAAGCTGGGGTAGGAAAATCAAGCTTTATCAATACGATTCGTGGCATCACAGCAGAGGATGAAGGTGGAGCACATGTAGATGTAGTCGAGGCAACGATTGAAATAAAACCCTACAAACATCccataaatgaaaatatgattttctgGGATCTACCTGGAGTTGGATCACCAAAGTTTCCCCGCGACAAATATCTGGATCTGGTGAATTTTGAACGGTTCGACTTTTTCATCATCATGTCCGCTAGTAGATTTCGAGATGACGATTTATGGCTAGCTGTAGAAATTCGCAAACTGAACAAGAATTTTCATTTCATCCGAACGCAAATTGGTCTAGAGATTGAGAAGGACAAACAATCACATCCTAAAACTCATGAAAAATCAAAAGTGATAGAGAAAATCAGAAGGGATTGCTTGGAAAATCTTGCCAAGGTAAAGCTCAAAGAAGCGTCGGTTTTTCTCATTGACAACTACGCTCCTTTGGATTTTGAGTTTAATGATCTTGCATCGACATTAATCGATGAAGCTCCTGAACGTAAAAAGGAAGCCATGACACTGTCCATGTCATTGCTTACACAtgatgttttgaaaaagaaaattgaagcATTGAGTAACAGAATCTTAAAAGTTTCTATAGTCTCAGCGATAGGTGGAGCGATACCGATACCTGTGGTTGGTGCACTTATTGATGGGGCACTCATGTTAGAAGAAGTTATTTTCTACAAACAACAACTTGGACTTGACGCGAAAACTATGGAAGATAATGCACGTCTTCTTAAGACAGATGCCAGAGAGTTGGAGAAAAAATTATGTCTGCGAAGTCTTACCATAGCAGGAACTGCAAAAGGTCTGGTACAAGGAGCTTCATGTGCTATTGCTGATGAGGCCATCGAGAGTGCATTGCCAATTGCAATTCCTGTTATAGGCAGTTTTGTTTCTGCCGGAGTTTCCTATGGAGTAACAGTATCTGCTCTGAAATACTACCTCAAATTGTGCTCTGAAGATACATTCAAGATCAACGAAGAACTAATGCGAAATGCACTGAATTAG